In one window of Eggerthella guodeyinii DNA:
- a CDS encoding FAD-dependent oxidoreductase encodes MKQARLSRRDFLRGAGLTGAAAAGMLAFPGAGAAFADDGATATQADGEESAGNLYSRVLGDDASLLPLRKAACPGPRGPIAFEDREIAESEITSTEECEILIVGAGIGGLMGSLKAAVEGANVITLEKMTEGRSAWESFGAVGAKFQKEQGIEIDPAQLRDEIYRAADWRVDPGPIETYVSRSGEMADFWQEMLDKGGSGWQLYKFDQAPNYNGFPVIDSYVNFKMPEGISTTWLYGLYVCKELRAVAETYDNLSIRYEMPAVQLVRESGGRVTGCIAKSGDQYVRINASKGVLLATGGYDANPEMMQTWVRPEDYESSSWWNPSWGTTGDGHMMGLKVGADMDSLPHPVMNFSNATPSTFVEKRVYFPGAMNYSIIVNSDGQRFVNENQARQYISNAINMQIRRGKKCYHLFDQAMIASALEKEPSAEQQLERDEEKGHLFRASSLSELAGMIDVDAAALEGTVERYNSFFEDGLERDPDYYRYTGNNVAFTGGTYYALVTNSVILATVGGLTINGDTQVLDRDGAVIEGLYATGNVSGNFYAGNYPRHIPGTSVGRAATFGYVAVEHMLKGGQA; translated from the coding sequence ATGAAACAGGCCAGATTATCACGGCGCGATTTTCTCAGGGGAGCGGGATTGACCGGGGCGGCCGCCGCGGGCATGCTCGCGTTCCCCGGGGCGGGCGCGGCGTTTGCGGACGACGGCGCCACTGCCACGCAGGCAGACGGTGAGGAAAGCGCGGGCAACCTGTACTCCCGGGTGTTGGGGGACGATGCCTCGCTGCTGCCGCTGCGCAAGGCCGCTTGTCCCGGCCCGCGCGGCCCCATCGCGTTCGAAGATCGCGAGATCGCCGAATCCGAGATAACCAGCACCGAGGAATGCGAGATCCTCATCGTGGGGGCGGGCATCGGCGGCTTGATGGGCAGCTTGAAAGCGGCGGTGGAGGGTGCGAACGTCATCACGCTCGAGAAGATGACCGAGGGCCGTTCGGCGTGGGAGAGCTTCGGCGCGGTCGGTGCGAAGTTCCAAAAGGAGCAGGGCATCGAGATCGATCCCGCCCAGCTGCGCGACGAGATATATCGCGCCGCCGACTGGCGCGTCGACCCCGGCCCCATCGAGACGTACGTGAGCCGGTCGGGCGAGATGGCCGACTTCTGGCAGGAGATGCTCGACAAGGGCGGGTCCGGGTGGCAGCTGTACAAGTTCGATCAGGCACCGAACTACAACGGCTTCCCCGTCATCGACAGCTACGTCAACTTCAAGATGCCCGAGGGCATCAGCACCACGTGGCTGTACGGTCTGTACGTATGCAAGGAGCTGCGCGCGGTCGCCGAGACCTACGACAACCTTTCCATCCGCTACGAGATGCCGGCCGTGCAGCTGGTTCGCGAGTCTGGCGGGCGCGTGACCGGGTGCATCGCCAAAAGCGGCGACCAGTACGTTCGCATCAACGCCTCGAAGGGCGTGCTGCTGGCAACCGGCGGCTACGACGCGAACCCCGAGATGATGCAAACGTGGGTCCGTCCCGAAGACTACGAGTCGTCTTCCTGGTGGAATCCCAGTTGGGGAACCACGGGCGACGGCCACATGATGGGCCTCAAAGTGGGCGCCGACATGGACTCGCTGCCGCATCCGGTGATGAACTTCAGCAACGCCACGCCCTCCACGTTCGTCGAGAAACGCGTGTACTTCCCGGGCGCGATGAACTACTCGATCATCGTGAATTCCGACGGTCAGCGCTTCGTGAACGAGAATCAGGCACGCCAGTACATCTCCAACGCCATCAACATGCAGATTCGCCGCGGCAAGAAGTGCTATCACCTTTTCGACCAGGCCATGATAGCTTCTGCGCTGGAGAAGGAGCCGAGCGCGGAGCAGCAGCTCGAGCGCGACGAGGAGAAGGGCCACCTGTTCCGCGCGTCGTCCTTGAGCGAGCTTGCCGGCATGATCGATGTCGATGCGGCGGCGCTCGAAGGCACGGTCGAGCGGTACAACAGCTTCTTCGAAGACGGCCTCGAGCGTGATCCCGACTATTACCGTTACACGGGGAACAACGTCGCGTTCACGGGCGGCACGTACTACGCGCTGGTCACGAACAGCGTCATCCTGGCGACGGTGGGCGGTCTCACCATCAACGGCGACACGCAGGTGCTCGACCGGGACGGGGCCGTGATCGAGGGCTTGTACGCGACGGGCAACGTGTCCGGCAATTTCTACGCAGGAAACTATCCGCGCCACATTCCCGGCACGTCGGTGGGGCGTGCGGCGACGTTCGGCTACGTGGCGGTAGAGCATATGTTGAAAGGAGGCCAGGCATGA
- a CDS encoding biotin--[acetyl-CoA-carboxylase] ligase translates to MSEGKGGAPGGFPFRVLLLDEVSSTNDEVKRALDDGEPEGLVVRALRQVAGYGRQGRVWTSPAGGLYCSLLLRPQVEPRELPTLSLVVGMAVRRALVALAGDAAAQSVRIKWPNDVVCEQGKLCGISLEAHGGGVCVGVGVNVLPPDERPDVGGKNRAAYVADLAPAAPPSIETVLDAFLAAFSPLYDEWTRAGFAALVDEFNAHASLIGRTVSVVDRTGSTLAEGAVRRIDAQGRLVLLDASGTETPVSSGEAHLV, encoded by the coding sequence GTGAGCGAGGGGAAAGGCGGCGCGCCGGGCGGTTTCCCCTTCCGCGTGCTTCTGCTCGACGAAGTCTCCTCCACGAACGACGAGGTCAAACGCGCGCTGGACGACGGTGAACCCGAGGGCCTCGTGGTTCGCGCGCTCCGGCAGGTTGCCGGGTACGGTCGTCAGGGCCGCGTATGGACCAGCCCCGCAGGCGGGCTGTACTGCTCGCTGCTGCTGCGCCCGCAGGTGGAGCCGCGCGAGCTGCCGACGTTGAGCCTGGTCGTGGGCATGGCGGTGCGCCGAGCGCTCGTGGCGTTGGCAGGGGATGCCGCCGCGCAAAGCGTTCGCATCAAGTGGCCCAACGACGTGGTGTGCGAGCAGGGCAAGCTCTGCGGCATCTCGCTTGAGGCGCACGGCGGCGGCGTGTGCGTGGGCGTGGGCGTGAACGTGCTGCCGCCGGACGAGCGCCCCGACGTGGGCGGCAAGAACCGCGCCGCGTACGTGGCCGATCTCGCCCCCGCCGCGCCTCCCTCCATCGAAACCGTGCTCGATGCCTTCCTCGCCGCCTTCTCGCCGCTGTACGACGAATGGACGCGCGCCGGTTTCGCCGCTCTCGTCGACGAGTTCAACGCCCATGCGAGCCTCATCGGCCGCACGGTGAGCGTCGTCGATCGGACGGGCTCCACCTTGGCCGAAGGCGCCGTGCGGCGCATCGACGCCCAAGGCCGTCTCGTCCTCCTCGACGCGTCCGGCACCGAAACCCCTGTTTCATCAGGCGAAGCCCATCTCGTCTAG
- the folP gene encoding dihydropteroate synthase, with protein MIWRCSTYEFDTRMPMVMGILNVTPDSFSDGGQHDGFDTALAHAESMLEEGARIIDVGGESTRPGAAPVSVDEELARVLPVVRALAQRGVCVSIDTRHADVARACLEAGAAIVNDVSGFRDPAMVEAARASDCGLVVMHMQGDPSTMQDAPAYDDVVTDVRDWLRDQAAALEAAGIAHDRICIDPGPGFGKTPSQTLELVRNFQEFVRLGYPVMVAVSRKSFLGWAYGIDEPSERDEVSATEALMACELGASVVRTHNVAATIAALEGLRPYALIGMGCNVPLVAHPGEEREGKIAMLNQAITELCSLPDSQIVDISSFYESEPAYYLDQDAFVNAVVLLRTGIPPKELLGYLHAVENSLGRVRTVENGPRTCDLDILDYQLYVVDTDVLTLPHPRLLERDFVVQPLLELVPGHVLANDVPVTADGACVGKAVRL; from the coding sequence ATGATCTGGCGCTGTTCAACCTATGAGTTCGATACGAGGATGCCCATGGTTATGGGCATCCTCAACGTTACCCCCGATTCCTTCTCCGACGGCGGTCAGCACGACGGCTTCGATACCGCGTTGGCCCATGCCGAGAGCATGCTGGAGGAGGGTGCCCGCATCATCGACGTGGGCGGCGAGTCCACGCGTCCCGGCGCCGCGCCGGTGTCGGTGGACGAAGAGCTGGCGCGCGTGCTGCCGGTGGTGCGCGCGCTCGCGCAGCGCGGCGTGTGCGTGAGCATCGACACGCGGCACGCCGACGTGGCGCGCGCGTGTTTGGAAGCGGGTGCGGCCATCGTGAACGACGTGTCCGGCTTCCGCGATCCGGCCATGGTGGAGGCGGCGCGCGCGAGCGATTGCGGCCTCGTGGTCATGCACATGCAGGGCGACCCCTCCACGATGCAGGACGCGCCCGCCTACGACGACGTGGTGACGGACGTGCGCGATTGGCTGCGCGACCAGGCTGCCGCGCTGGAAGCGGCGGGCATTGCGCACGACCGCATCTGCATCGATCCGGGCCCCGGGTTCGGCAAGACACCGTCGCAGACGCTCGAGCTGGTGCGCAACTTCCAGGAGTTCGTGCGCCTGGGCTACCCGGTGATGGTGGCGGTGTCGCGCAAGAGCTTCCTGGGCTGGGCGTACGGGATCGACGAGCCGTCCGAGCGCGACGAGGTGTCGGCCACCGAGGCGCTCATGGCGTGCGAGCTGGGGGCCAGCGTGGTGCGCACGCACAACGTGGCCGCCACGATTGCCGCGCTCGAAGGGCTGCGGCCGTACGCGCTCATCGGCATGGGCTGCAACGTGCCGCTCGTGGCTCATCCGGGCGAGGAGCGCGAGGGCAAGATCGCCATGCTCAACCAGGCCATCACCGAGCTGTGCTCGCTGCCCGACTCGCAGATCGTCGACATCTCGAGCTTTTACGAGAGCGAGCCCGCCTACTACCTCGATCAGGACGCGTTCGTGAACGCCGTCGTGCTGCTGCGCACGGGCATCCCGCCGAAGGAGCTGCTGGGCTACCTCCACGCGGTGGAGAACAGCCTGGGTCGCGTGCGCACCGTGGAGAACGGGCCGCGCACCTGCGATCTCGACATCCTCGACTACCAGCTGTACGTCGTGGACACCGATGTCCTCACGTTGCCGCATCCGCGCCTGCTGGAGCGCGACTTCGTGGTGCAGCCTTTGCTGGAGTTGGTGCCGGGCCACGTGCTGGCCAACGACGTTCCCGTCACGGCTGACGGCGCGTGCGTGGGAAAGGCCGTACGGCTGTGA
- the ftsH gene encoding ATP-dependent zinc metalloprotease FtsH, producing the protein MAQQNKQSQFQQPSPRTTIISVVLFMLVAFFVGQQFLNMSSSNAKPTDRLITSEFVQAVEQDRATKVVYSAGDYSVSGTYYPAVTAGSTGADAFNEAFQALNARMATIKNPDTGKALGGVGTTDINAATLGTEHNFTSTYYGGSLGDLMAAHPNIPYEVSLPSPFMELLGTLLPIGLIALVLLFFFTQMQKANNSQMSFGKAKTKKSIEERPDVKFSDVAGVDEAVEEMQEIKDFLANPAKYQSMGAKIPRGCLLVGPPGTGKTLLARAVAGEAGVPFFSISGSDFVEMFVGVGASRVRDLFQQAKDASPAIIFIDEIDAVGRQRGTGLGGGHDEREQTLNQLLVEMDGFESNDSVVLIAATNRADVLDPALLRPGRFDRQIVVDAPDVKGREKILQVHSKDKPIGSDVDLSKVAKLTPGFTGADLANLMNESALLTARRGKKIITQQEVSESMERVIAGPERKGRVLDERTKHTIAYHESGHALVGHSLPHADPVHKISIISRGRALGYTLSIPKEDKVLNSLGEMRDELAVFMGGRVAEEIFCDDITTGASNDLERATKMARAIVTQYGMSAELGTQVFGQPNHEVFLGRDYGNTQDYSEETAKRIDDEVARIMKDAHDRAYEILSSHREQMDLMANVLLERETVEGEACLALLDNTWDEYLKHEDEINARKEAEEAAARARDEHLADPNWKEEPVEPGDQDPNPPFRAPSDVAEGTDPQQAPEQKGDGTER; encoded by the coding sequence ATGGCACAGCAAAACAAACAATCGCAGTTCCAGCAGCCCAGTCCGAGGACGACCATCATCTCGGTCGTCCTGTTCATGCTGGTGGCCTTCTTCGTGGGCCAGCAGTTCCTGAACATGTCGTCCTCGAACGCCAAGCCCACCGACCGCCTGATCACGTCTGAGTTCGTGCAGGCCGTCGAGCAGGATCGCGCGACGAAGGTGGTGTACAGCGCCGGCGACTACTCGGTGTCCGGCACGTACTATCCCGCGGTCACGGCGGGCTCCACCGGCGCCGACGCCTTCAACGAGGCGTTCCAGGCGCTCAATGCGCGCATGGCCACGATCAAGAACCCCGACACCGGCAAGGCGCTCGGCGGCGTGGGCACCACCGACATCAATGCGGCGACGCTGGGCACCGAGCACAACTTCACCTCCACCTACTACGGCGGTTCGCTGGGCGACCTCATGGCCGCGCACCCGAACATCCCCTACGAGGTGTCGCTGCCGAGCCCCTTCATGGAGCTGCTGGGCACGCTGCTGCCCATCGGCCTGATCGCTCTCGTGCTGCTGTTCTTCTTCACGCAGATGCAGAAGGCGAACAACTCGCAGATGAGCTTCGGCAAGGCGAAGACGAAGAAATCCATCGAGGAGCGCCCCGACGTGAAGTTCTCTGACGTCGCCGGCGTGGACGAGGCCGTCGAGGAGATGCAGGAGATCAAGGACTTCCTGGCGAACCCGGCGAAGTACCAGTCCATGGGCGCGAAGATCCCCCGCGGCTGCCTGCTGGTGGGCCCTCCGGGCACCGGCAAGACGCTGCTCGCGCGCGCCGTTGCGGGCGAGGCGGGCGTGCCGTTCTTCAGCATCTCCGGCTCGGACTTCGTTGAAATGTTCGTCGGCGTGGGCGCGTCCCGCGTGCGCGACCTGTTCCAGCAGGCGAAGGACGCCTCGCCGGCCATCATCTTCATCGACGAGATCGACGCCGTCGGCCGCCAGCGCGGCACGGGCCTCGGCGGCGGCCACGACGAGCGTGAGCAGACGCTCAACCAGCTGCTCGTCGAGATGGACGGCTTCGAGAGCAACGACTCCGTGGTGCTGATCGCCGCGACGAACCGCGCGGACGTGCTGGACCCGGCGTTGCTGCGCCCCGGCCGCTTCGACCGTCAGATCGTGGTGGACGCGCCCGACGTGAAGGGCCGCGAGAAGATCCTGCAGGTGCACTCGAAGGACAAGCCCATCGGCAGCGACGTGGACCTGTCGAAGGTCGCGAAGCTCACCCCGGGCTTCACGGGCGCCGACCTGGCGAACCTCATGAACGAGTCGGCGCTGCTCACCGCGCGCCGCGGCAAGAAGATCATCACGCAGCAGGAAGTGTCCGAGTCCATGGAGCGCGTCATCGCCGGTCCGGAGCGCAAGGGCCGCGTGTTGGACGAGCGGACCAAGCACACGATCGCCTACCACGAGAGCGGCCACGCCCTCGTCGGCCACTCGCTGCCGCACGCCGACCCGGTACACAAGATCTCGATCATCTCGCGCGGCCGCGCGCTGGGCTACACGCTGTCCATCCCCAAGGAGGACAAGGTGCTCAACTCGCTCGGCGAGATGCGCGACGAGCTGGCCGTGTTCATGGGCGGCCGCGTGGCGGAGGAGATCTTCTGCGACGACATCACCACGGGCGCTTCGAACGACCTCGAGCGCGCCACGAAGATGGCCCGCGCCATCGTGACGCAGTACGGCATGAGCGCCGAGCTGGGCACGCAGGTGTTCGGCCAGCCGAACCACGAGGTGTTCCTGGGCCGCGACTACGGCAACACGCAGGACTACTCGGAGGAGACGGCCAAGCGCATCGACGACGAGGTCGCCCGCATCATGAAGGACGCGCACGACCGCGCCTACGAGATTCTGTCGAGCCATCGCGAGCAGATGGATCTCATGGCGAACGTGCTGCTCGAGCGCGAAACGGTGGAAGGCGAGGCCTGCCTGGCCCTGCTGGACAACACGTGGGACGAGTACCTCAAGCACGAGGATGAGATCAACGCCCGCAAGGAGGCCGAAGAGGCCGCCGCGCGTGCTCGCGACGAGCATCTGGCCGATCCGAACTGGAAGGAAGAGCCGGTGGAGCCGGGCGATCAGGATCCGAACCCGCCGTTCCGCGCGCCTTCCGATGTGGCCGAGGGAACCGACCCGCAGCAAGCCCCTGAGCAGAAAGGCGACGGCACCGAACGATGA
- the hpt gene encoding hypoxanthine phosphoribosyltransferase, which produces MHNDISEILFTEEQIAGRVGEIGAAITRDYADAADEGIVLISVLRGAAIFMADLARQIDLPVEMDYMAISSYGNGAKSSGVVRILKDLSSEIEGRHVIVAEDILDSGLTLTYLLKNLSSRQPASIAVATLLRKKTLAQAKIDCKYIGFECPDEFIVGYGLDFAERYRNLPYIGILKPEIY; this is translated from the coding sequence GTGCACAACGACATTTCGGAGATCCTATTCACCGAAGAGCAGATCGCAGGCCGCGTAGGCGAAATCGGCGCCGCCATCACACGCGACTACGCCGATGCGGCCGACGAGGGTATCGTCCTCATCTCGGTGCTGCGCGGAGCGGCCATCTTCATGGCGGATCTCGCGCGGCAGATCGATCTTCCGGTCGAGATGGACTACATGGCCATCTCGTCGTACGGAAACGGCGCGAAAAGCTCCGGCGTGGTGCGCATTCTGAAAGACCTCTCGTCCGAAATCGAAGGTCGCCACGTTATCGTGGCCGAGGACATCCTCGACTCCGGTCTTACCCTGACGTACCTGCTGAAAAACCTGTCGTCGCGTCAGCCGGCCTCCATCGCGGTGGCCACGCTCCTTCGCAAGAAGACGCTCGCACAGGCGAAGATCGATTGCAAATACATTGGTTTCGAGTGCCCCGATGAGTTCATCGTGGGCTACGGGCTGGACTTTGCAGAACGGTATCGCAATCTGCCCTACATCGGCATCTTGAAGCCGGAGATTTACTAG
- a CDS encoding Maf family protein, with product MENEENTQNAPEASASSDESMPALDVVLASASPRRKQLLADAGVRFVVHSSDVDETLEPDLLADPPEACKKLAERKAGAVVQEVLAEDYTGMAAVIGADTMVVLDGEIFGKPVSLSDAKRMLRRLSGRTHEVLTAVSVWMVAAPEPEKISLGFRTFVERSAVTFHELTDEEIADYLRKGESFDKAGAYAVQGAGADLVARVDGALDTVIGLPVGRLLEEFPDLAGSPA from the coding sequence ATGGAAAACGAAGAGAACACCCAAAACGCCCCGGAGGCTTCGGCCTCCTCGGACGAATCGATGCCCGCCCTCGACGTGGTGCTGGCCAGCGCCTCGCCCCGTCGCAAGCAGCTGCTTGCGGACGCGGGCGTGCGCTTCGTCGTGCACTCCTCGGATGTGGACGAAACGCTGGAACCCGACCTGCTGGCCGACCCGCCCGAGGCGTGCAAGAAGCTGGCCGAGCGCAAGGCCGGCGCGGTGGTGCAGGAGGTGCTGGCCGAGGACTACACCGGCATGGCCGCCGTCATCGGCGCCGACACCATGGTGGTGCTCGACGGCGAGATCTTCGGCAAGCCCGTCAGCCTGTCCGACGCGAAGCGCATGCTGCGCCGCCTGTCCGGCCGCACCCACGAGGTGCTCACCGCCGTGTCCGTGTGGATGGTGGCCGCGCCCGAGCCCGAGAAGATCTCACTGGGCTTTCGCACGTTCGTCGAGCGCTCGGCCGTGACGTTCCACGAGCTGACCGACGAGGAGATCGCCGACTACCTGCGCAAGGGCGAGTCGTTCGACAAGGCGGGCGCCTATGCCGTGCAGGGTGCCGGGGCCGACCTGGTCGCGCGCGTGGACGGCGCGCTCGACACGGTCATCGGCCTGCCCGTCGGCCGCCTGCTCGAGGAATTCCCCGACCTCGCCGGTTCGCCGGCGTAA